TTTCAAGGTCGGCCATGAGCCGGGGAAATTCCGGGTGGGTCGCCAGTTCACACAAAAGAGAATTGTCCACCAACCCGCTTTTCAATAGTTCAATCATATCGTCACTCAAACACAGGTCTGCAAGATCGGCGTTTGGGTGATTTTTTGTTTGAGAACGGCCCAGCAGATAATCAACGGTCACTTCATAGAACTTCGCCAACTCAATAAGGGCATAGTGGCTGATGTCTTTGAACTTGTCCCCCTCATAACTGCCCAAAGCAGACTTGGAGAGATGGGTCTGCTCCGCAAGCTGCTCCAGCGTCAAGCCACGCTCCACACGCAGGTCTTTCAATCGTTCTTGTATGGATAGTTCCATGCTCTCCCTCCTTGTCTGCCAGATAAATTAGGATTTATCATTCTTCCTTATCCTCAATTTCTCGCTCAAAAATTGAATATTTCCAATCATCAGTTCCAGAAATCAATCTCCACCCTTGCTTACCATATTCATTCAGCTTAGCAATATATCTGTCTAACTTAACATGAACATTAAACGAAGGCTCTGCGCTTAAATCTACGGTCATATACTCATATCTTTTCATTTCTAATCTCCTTTTCAACTTCCAATTTGTCACTCTGTACTTATTATTTTACCACAATTCCGAGAGCGTGGAAATAGCCTGTTTTTTAAGCCGATTTCCTACCTTTCGGATATACGGGACGGACGGTCATTTAGGTGTAGACTTATGGTAGTTCATCGATGGACAGCACCTTGAAAACAGAATGACCGTCCGAAAAAGGATACCCCGGCTGGGGAAGCACCGCAAGGAGCTGGACTTCGGGACAAGTTGTCCCGAAGTTGCGGGGAACGTGCCAACGCCGGAACACGCCGCAGGAATGGGGCAGGAAACCTTTTCGGGGAGAACGGCAACAGAAAGCAAAATGGAGGGAACGCATGAGAGATAACCCCTATAAAGACTTGCCGCCACTGGAACGCAGGCCGGACGGTTCCCTTTACCGCATGACACCGGCGCAGAGAAAACAGGCGGCCAGCCTGATACGCCGGGAGTGTTGTTGCCGTGAGGACGGCAACTGCATTGTCCTTGATGATGGGGACACCTGCACCTGCCCGCAGACGATTTCTTTCTCGGTCTGCTGTAAGTGGTTCCGCTGGGCGGTCTTGCCGCTGGACGGGACGCTGGAAGCGGAAATTTTCCGGGATAAGGACTTGAAACGCTGTGCGGTCTGCGGTGGCGTGTTCGTCCCCAAATCCAACCGGGCAAAATACTGCCCCGGCTGTGCCGCCAGAGTTCACAGGCGGCAGAAAACAGAAAGTGAACGGAAAAGGAGGTCTGCTGTGGACAGTTAGGAGCGAAAAAAGCCTTGATTTATCAGGCTTTGCAAGCCCCAAACCGGGGCAGGTGGTATAAAGTATCGCCCGGCCCGGAAAACGGGCTTCTAACCGTCCACAAAACGCGCTATGACAAACACGATTTACATTCATCAGCCGGAACAGGCGTTCAGCTTCACCCGGCTCCCCAATTTCCTCTTTGAAGCCCCTACATTCCAGCCCCTGTCCAACGAGGCAAAGGTTCTGTACGCCTTTATCCTGCGCCGGACAGAGTTGTCCCGCAAGAATGGGTGGGCGGATGACTACGGACGGATTTTCCTGTATTACCCTATCTGCGAAGTGGTTGACCTGCTCCATTGTGGGCGGCAGAAAGCGGTGAACACCCTGCGGGAACTGCAATACGCCGGACTGGTGGAAATCCAGAAGCAGGGCTGTGGAAAACCCAACCGCATTTTCCCAAAATCCTATGAAGCGGTTCCAAACACCGACTTCAAGAAATCCGGTTCTGGTACGCCGGAGGACTGAAAACCGTACCCATGAAGTACGGAAATCACTCCTGAGACGTACGAAAACCGGACGGTATATAGAAATACAAAGATAAAAAGATTGATTTATATTCTATCCATTCCAATCCTATCCGAGCTATTTTCTGCGGGATTTTCCCTGTGGAAAACCCCGGATAGGAAAGGAATGGGGAAAGGAGCAGAATGGCACAACACGCAATTTTACGGTTTGAGAAGCACAAGGGCAACCCGGCAAGGCCGCTGGAAGCCCATCACGAAAGACAGAAAGAACAGTATGCCAGCAATCCCGACATTGACACAAGCCGGAGCAAATACAACTTCCATATCGTCAAGCCGGAGGGACGCTATTACCACTTCATTCAGAGCCGGATTGAGCAGGCCGGGTGCCGAACCCGCAAGGACAGCACACGGTTTGTCGATACGCTGGTAACTGCCAGCCCGGAGTTTTTCAAGGGGAAA
The genomic region above belongs to Vescimonas coprocola and contains:
- a CDS encoding DUF4177 domain-containing protein; the protein is MKRYEYMTVDLSAEPSFNVHVKLDRYIAKLNEYGKQGWRLISGTDDWKYSIFEREIEDKEE
- a CDS encoding cysteine-rich VLP domain-containing protein; its protein translation is MRDNPYKDLPPLERRPDGSLYRMTPAQRKQAASLIRRECCCREDGNCIVLDDGDTCTCPQTISFSVCCKWFRWAVLPLDGTLEAEIFRDKDLKRCAVCGGVFVPKSNRAKYCPGCAARVHRRQKTESERKRRSAVDS
- a CDS encoding replication initiator protein A; amino-acid sequence: MTNTIYIHQPEQAFSFTRLPNFLFEAPTFQPLSNEAKVLYAFILRRTELSRKNGWADDYGRIFLYYPICEVVDLLHCGRQKAVNTLRELQYAGLVEIQKQGCGKPNRIFPKSYEAVPNTDFKKSGSGTPED